Proteins found in one Hirundo rustica isolate bHirRus1 chromosome Z, bHirRus1.pri.v3, whole genome shotgun sequence genomic segment:
- the ARK2C gene encoding E3 ubiquitin-protein ligase ARK2C, whose product MVLVHVGYLVLPVFGSVRNRGAPFQRSQHPHATSCRHFHLGPQPQLSADFALPHAVQPQPGLAPHMAPAHQHSGALHQPLAPVPALPFQDVAGPSFLPQALHQQYLLQQQLLEAQHRRLMPHPRRAQERMSVQPHRLHPSFDFSHQLQTPQPMGPQPRYLAEGTDWDLSVDAGLTHAQFQVRPVPQPYQHYLATPRMHHFPRSTSSTQMVVHEIRNYPYPQLQLLALQGLNPSRHTSAVRESYEELLQLEDRLGSVSRGAVQNTIERFTFPHKYKKRRPQEGKAEQDDGEESDTDEKCTICLSMLEDGEDVRRLPCMHLFHQVCVDQWLATSKKCPICRVDIETQLGSDS is encoded by the exons GTGCTCCCTTTCAAAGGTCTCAGCATCCCCATGCTACCTCCTGCCGGCATTTCCACCTGGGTCCCCAGCCTCAGCTTTCCGCCGACTTCGCCCTGCCTCACGCGGTGCAGCCGCAGCCGGGGCTGGCTCCCCACATGGCCCCCGCGCACCAGCACAGCGGCGCCCTGCACCAGCCCCTGGCGCCggtgcctgccctgcccttccagGACGTCGCCGGGCCCTCCTTCCTACCTCAGGCGCTACACCAGCAAtacctcctccagcagcagctcctcgaGGCACAGCACCGCCGGCTCATGCCCCACCCCAG GCGGGCCCAAGAGCGCATGTCTGTCCAGCCTCACCGCCTACACCCCAGCTTCGACTTCAGCCACCAACTGCAGACTCCGCAACCCATGGGGCCCCAGCCCAGGTATTTGGCAGAGGGCACGGACTG GGACCTCAGTGTTGACGCAGGGCTGACTCACGCCCAGTTCCAGGTCCGGCCAGTGCCCCAGCCCTATCAGCATTACTTGGCTACACCTCGGATGCACCATTTCCCCAGAAGCacatcctccacccagatg GTTGTTCATGAAATCAGAAATTACCCTTACCCCCAGCTTCAGCTGCTTGCCCTTCAGGGACTGAACCCAAGCAGGCACACATCCGCCGTGCGGGAGAGCTATGAA gagctgctgcagctggaggacaGGCTGGGCAGTGTGAGCCGGGGCGCCGTGCAGAACACCATCGAGAGATTCACCTTCCCCCACAAGTACAAGAAG AGAAGACCACAGGAAGGCAAAGCTGAGCAAGACGATGGCGAGGAGTCAGACACCGATGAGAAATGCACAATCTGTCTGTCCATGCTTGAAGATGGAGAGGATGTCAG gcGGTTGCCCTGTATGCATCTCTTTCACCAAGTGTGCGTGGACCAGTGGCTGGCCACCAGCAAGAAGTGCCCGATCTGCAGGGTGGACATTGAAACACAGCTCGGCTCGGACAGCTGA